Part of the Halomarina litorea genome is shown below.
CGGGACGAGCGCGTCCCACGACGGCTTCGACCGCTCCATCCGGGCACAGGAGGAGGCGCTCGCGGACCTCGTGGACGCCCTCTCGCTGGAGACGTTCTCCATCGTCGCCCACGACATCGGCGGCGGGGTGGCGCTCCGCTACGCGGCGCACAACCCCGAGCGAGTGGACAAACTCGTCCTCTCGAACGCCGTCTGTTACGACTCGTGGCCGGTCCAGTTCATCAGCGACCTCGGCCTGCCGAAGACGGCCGAGGTGGACCCCGAGGAGTTCGAGGCGAAACTCGACGGTGCGTTCGTGAAGGGCCTCCACGGCGACGAGGAGGACGTCGACCGCTCGTTCGTCGAGGGCATCAAGGCGCCGTGGCTGGCCGAGGACGGCCGGCGGGCGCTCGCGCGGGCCGCCGTCGCCACCAACACCAACCACACGACCGAGATAGACTACGAGGCCATCAACGCCGACGTGCTCTGTCTGTGGGGCGAGGACGACGTGATGCAACCCGTCGAGTACGGCGAGCGACTGGCTGAGGACCTCGACGGCGAGGTCCACCGCCTGTCGGACGCCTACCACTGGGTCGTCGAGGACCGCCCCGACGAGTACCGCGAGGTCTGTCGGGAGTTCCTGCTGGCGGAGTAGACCGTCGAGTCCTGTTTTTTCGGCAACGGTTCGACCGAAACAGGCAGGTGGACCCCCACACATGTCCCGCCCATGAGTACCACCAACACCGACCCCGAGAACGCTCCGGAGTGGGAGTTCAAGGAACGGGACGTCTACATCCTGCAGGAATTGTCGGACGACCCACAGCTCTCCTCGCGGGAACTGGCGCGCATCCTCGACGAGGAGTACGACATCGACGTCTCGCACGTCACGGTCAGCGAGTCCATCCGCGGGATGCGCGAACAGGGGGTGTTCCGCGAGGCCATCGTCCCCAACGAGGAGTACTTCATCTTCGGGATGTTCGAGTTCAAACTCGACCCCGAGCACTTCGACGAGACGTGGCGCGACGCCCTCGAAGCCATCCGCGGGTCGCCCAACACCCTGTTCATGTTCCTCTCGGACGGCGAGTACCAGTGGAAGTCCATCATGATGTTCCCGAACCGTCGCGCCGAGTCACGCTGGATCCACCAGTTCTACAAGGACCACGGGAAGTCCGTCCAGAACATCCGCAACAGTGTCGTCCACAACGTCCTGAAGTTCCGCACCGACCCGGAACTGCTCGGGACGCTCTACGAGGACTGACTGCCGGGACTGACCGCCGGGGGAGGGCTTTTGCGCGTCCCGCCCGAACAGTCCCGTATGGCTACCACTTCGCGCCTGAAGGGCGTCGACTCGCGGGTCGTCGCGGTCCTCGCCGCCACTGGTCTCTCCGTCGCCGGTCTCGGCACCGGTATCCTCCTCGTCGTCGTTGCGGCGCAGGTCCTCACCGCCGCGTCGGTCACCATCACGGAGACGCTGTCGCTCGTCCTCTCGCTCGTCCTCGTCCAGGGAGTCGGCGTTCTCCTCGTCGCGGCCATCTACTTCGCGGTCACCGACCGGTCGTTCGGGTTCGTCGGCCTGCGGACGCCGACGCTCGGCGACTTCGCGTGGGTCGGCGGCGGCTTCCTGCTCTCGGTGCTCGGCTACGTCGCCGTCGCCGTCGTGATGGCCTCGACCGGAACCCAGTCGGCCCAGAACGAGGTCGTCGGCATCGTCGAGGGGAACCCGGACCTGCTGCTGTGGCTCGTCCCCCTCTCCTTTCTCCTCATCGGCCCCGGCGAGGAACTGCTCTTCCGGGGCATCGTGCAGGGTCGCCTCCGCGAGGCGTTCGGCCCCGCTCTCGCCATCGGCGTGGCGACGTTCATCTTCGTCGCCCTCCACTACTTCTCGCTGTCGGGGAGCGCTACCCAGCGGCTGGTCTACATCACGGCGCTGGTCCCGCCGGCTCTCGTCTTCGCCGTCAGCTACGAGCGGACGAACAACATCCTCGTCCCCTCCCTCATCCACGGGGCGTACAACGCCCTCCAGTTCGGCCTGCTCTACGTCGCGCTGAAGTACGGTCCGGAACTGCAGGAGACGGCCGCCGGCCTGCTCTGAGTCCGAACTCGTCGGGAAGAACTTTTCCCCACCTGTCACGTATGCCCCGCCATGACTGACGTCATCGTGGTCGGCGGCGGACCGGCCGGACTGAGCGCGGCGCTGTTCGCCTCGAAGAACGGCCTCGACACCGTTTGTTTCGACACCGACGGGACGTGGATGCACAAGGCCCACCTGTTCAACTACCTCGGGGTCGGGTCCATCGGCGGCGACTCGTTCATGACCACCGCCCGCCAGCAGGCCGACGACTTCGGCGTCGACCGCAGGCAGGGCGAGGAGGTCACCGGGGTCGACCAGTCGGACGACGGCTTCACCGTCACGAGCGAGGGGAGCGAGGCGTCCGCGCCCTATCTCGTCCTCGCGACGGGCGCGAACCGTGACCTCGCCGAGTCGCTCGGCTGTGACTTCACCGACGAGGACGTCGTGGAGGTGGACGTGACGATGGAGACGAGCGTCGAGAACGCCTACGCGACGGGCGCGATGGTCCGCGCCGAGGAGTGGCAGGCGGTCATCTCGGCGGGCGACGGCGCGGCCGCCGCGCTGAACATCCTCACGAAGGAGAAGGGCGACCACTTCCACGACTTCGACACGCCCGGGGACGCAGACGAGATGTTCGGAGAGATGCGAGATTCGAGCGAGTAGCGCGGTTCGGAGGACGCGTAGCGTCCGAGAACCGCGGAGTGGCGAACGGCGACCGCAGGGGACCGTGACCCGGTCGGTATCGCTTTACCGACACTCCATCACCACGCGGTATGGACCTCCCCGACGGCTGGACCGCCGGAACCGTCCACCTGGGCGGTGTCGAACTCCGGTACTATCGTACCGGCGACGGCCCGCCGCTGGTCATGGCACACGGGTTCTACGAGAACGGGCGATGCTGGGAACGACTGGTGTCCGACCTCGCCACCGACTACGACGTGGTGACGTACGACGCCCGCGGCCACGGCCGGTCGGACGCGCCGGCGTCGGGGTACGACGTTGGGAGCCGCATCGCGGACCTCGTCGGGCTCGTCGAGGCCCTGTCGCTCGCCGACCCGATTCTGCTCGGCCACTCGATGGGTGGGTCGACCGCCGCGTGGACTGCGGCGACCCACCCCGACCTCCCGCGTGCACTGGTCCTCGAAGACCCCGCCGGGATGTACGGCGACCCGGAGTTGGGACCCGCAGAGCGGGCGCGGTTCGTCCGCGAGACCCTCCGTGAGTGGGCCGACGAGTCGACAGTGGAAGAGTCGTCCACAAACGACACCGCCGACGAGGCCGGGTGGGAACGGCGGGTCGCCGTCGCGAACGCCGAGTGCAGTCCGGAAATCGCCGAAATCGCACGCGAGGGCTACCCCCTCCTGGGGGACGCGTTCGAGCGAATCACCTGCCCGACGCTCGTCCTGAAGGCCGACGCCGACACCGAGCGGAGGGTGACGGACCTCGACATCGCCGACGCACTCGGGGACGGACGACTCGTCCACGTCCCCGGCGCGGGCCACGGTGTGTTCCGGAGCGAGTACGACGCCGCGTTCGCCGAGATGCGCGCGTTTCTCCGGCGGGTGTGCGTCGTCGAGACGGAAGAAGGGCGACGCGGAGTGGGGCGCCGACTCAGACCACCAGCGACCGCAACTGACAGGAGAGGACGACGTCGTCGTCCTGATTCAGCACCTCGGCGTCGTAGGTGATGACGCCGTTCCCCACCGGGTGGTCGCGTTCGGTCTTCTCCACGACTTCGAGTTCGACGTGGACCGTGTCGCCGACGAACGTGGGCGCGCGGAACCGGAGGCGGTCGACGCCGTAGAAGGCGACGACGGCGTCGCGTTCCGCCTCGCTTCTGGACTGCCAGAGCAGACCCGTCATGACCGAGAAGACGAGCGCGCCGTGGGCGATTCGCTCGCCGAAGTCCGACTCGGCCATCGCCTCGGCGTCGGTGTGGAGGTGGTTGAAGTCGCCGCTGACGCCCGCGAAGTTCTCCACCGTCGCCCCCGTGATGGTCCGGCCCTGCGTGGTGACGGTCATTCCCACCTCGCAGTCCGCGAAGTAGCTGTAGTCACTCTCTCCGGTGGCGTCGTCGGCGCTCACGCCGAGTCACCCCGGAACAGGCGGTAGGTTGTCCCCCCCGTCGCGACCACCTTCCGGTCGCCGTCGGGGGCGACGCTCGTCACCTCGCACTCGGTGACGCCTACCGACGTGCCCGCGCGGACGACGTGCGCCTCGGCGCGCAGGTCGGCCGTCGCCGGCCGGACGTAGCGCACGTTCATGTCCGTCGTCGTCAGGCCCACGCCGGACCCGAACGTCGACCGGAGGGCGAACCCGCTGGCCGTGTCGATGAGTGCGGCCGTGACGCCGCCGTGCATCGAGTCGTTCGGGAGGTTGGTGAACGTCTCGTCGAACGGGACGGTCAGCACGGCGCGGCCCTCGCGGGCGGACTCGACGTCCAGTCCGAGCAACCCGAACAGGCCGTGCTGGGCGGCCTCCTCCCGCAGGCGGCGCTCGCGGGCCTCGACCGTCTCCTCGGCGTCGTCCTCGCGTCTCGAACTCGCGTCCGACTCGCCCATCTACCTGCCCTCGAACTCGGCGTCGCGTTTCTCCATGAACGCGCTGGTGCCCTCCTTCATGTCCTCGGTGGTGAGCAGGAGGCCGAACGCCTGGGACTCCAGTTCGAGGCCCGCCGAGAGGTCCTGGTCGCGACCGGCGTTCATCACTTGCTTCGCCTTCCCCAGTGCGATGGGCGCGCCGTGGACGAGGTCGTCGAGGAACTCCTCGACCGTGTCGTCGAACTCGCTCTCGGGGACGGCCCGGTTGATGAGACCCCACTCCTCTGCGGTCTCGGCGTCGATGCGGTTCCCGCGGAAGACGAGTTCCTTCGCGCGAGCGTCGGTGAGCATCCGCATCGCACGCTGGGTGCCGCCGCCGCCGGGGATGAGGCCGAGGTTGATTTCGGGGAAGCCGAACTCCGAGTCCTCGGTGGCGATTCGCAGGTCGCAGGCGAGAGCGAGTTCGTGACCCCCGCCGAGACAGAAGCCCTGAATCTTCGCCAGCGTGGGCCGGGGGTACTCTGCGACGACCTCGAAGAACTCCGTGACGCCCGCCTCGTGCGGTTCCATCCCGGAGAAGCCGGTGATGTCCGCCCCGGCGGAGAACGCCCGGTCGCCGGTCCCCTCGAAGGTGACACAGCGCACGTCCTCGGTCGGCGTCGTCTCCAGCAGGTGGACCACCTCGTCCATCAGATCGCCGTTGAGCGCGTTCAGGCGTTCGGGACGGTCGAGTTCGACTTCGAGGAGGCCGTCCTCGTTCAGGTCGGCGTTGATGGTCGTGTAGTGGCGCTCGCCTCCCTCGCCGCCGTAGTTGTAGAAGCCCTCGCTGGCGTCCTCGCCGGTCTTGCCCGCCTCGACGAGGTCTTCGAGGTACGCGGCGGGGTCGTAGCGGTCCTCGCCGGTCGCCTCGTGGCGCTCGCGGAGCTTCTCGAGGACGGTGTCGAGGCCGAGCTTGTCTGCTCGGCGACACGGGCCCTCGGGGAAGCCGGCACCGAGGCGCATCCCGATGTCGATGGCCTCCGCGGTGGCGACGTCGTCCCCGATGAGCTTCGCCGCCTCGTTTATCATGCGTGCCTCGATACGCAACCAGTCGAACTCGCCGTCGGCGTCCTCCGGCTGGTAGTCCGCGCCGTCGCCCGACTCGTAGTCGTAGTAGCCCTTGCCGGTCTTCTGGCCGAGTTCCTCGGCGTCGACCTTCTCTTGGACGACGGGCGGGATGGGTTTCCCCGCCTCCTTGCGTACGCTGTAGCCGATGTCGATGCCCGTCAGGTCCGAGAGTTCGAACGGTCCCATCGGGTAACCCCGTTCGTGGACCATCGTGGCGTCGGCCTGCCGCACCGACGCCTCCTCGCCCGAGACCATCCACGCCGCCTCGTCGCCGAACGGGCCGAGCACGGAGTTGACGACGAAGCCGTTGACGTCCTTGCGGACGTAGATGGGCGTCTTGCCGATGGCCTCGACGAACGCGTAGGCCGTCTCCGCCGTCTCGTCCGCCGTTTCCGCGCCGTAGATGACCTCGACGAGGTCCATCTTCACGGGCGGGTTGAAGAAGTGCGTCCCGACGACGCTCTCGGGCCGGTCGGTGGCGCTCGCTATCTCGGTGATGGACAGCGAAGAGGTGTTCGTCGCGAGGATGGCCCCCTCGGGCGCGAGGTCGTCGAGCTCGCCGAAGATGTCCTTCTTCAGGCTCATCTGCTCGGGCGCGGCCTCGATGACGAGGTCGGCGTCGGAGACGGCCTCCCCGAGGTCGACCGCCGTCTCGATGCGGTTCAGGACCTCCTCGGGCGTCTGGTCGACGATGCCCTTCTCCGCGAGTTTCTCCAGCGACCACTTGATGGAGTCGTAGCCGTCGTCGACGTACTCCTGTTCGATGTCGCGCATCGTGACTTGGTAGCCCGCCAGCGCGACGACTTCCGTGATGCCGTGACCCATGCTCCCCGCACCGAGGACGGTGACGCGGTCGATGTCGTCTAGCTCCATGGGTCGAAGGCAGTCGCGGACGGCTTAATTCCACCGGGGGCGGTTACCATTGACCACCTTCCTCGCGACTGGGCGTACACTGGCAACTCAGTTCGAGAGTCGTCGAACAGCGTTAGCAACTGCCCGGGTCGTGACTCCCGATCAGGACACACCGTCCGACCGCCCCTCGCGTGGCGGGACGACCGTGACAGTCTCGGCATCGGTTGTATCTGGATGTCCGGATGGTCCCAGAGGAGCGTCCCGAGAGCGAAAGAGTCGCCGGGAAGGGTTAACTCGGTAACCGTTGGCATGGTTCTTGTATCTCCGGTCTGCCCTCGTGTCGGACGCTGATCGTCGTTCCCTATCGACGCTCTCCCGGGCAGAACAGTCCTGTCTCTCCCGCATCCCGAACGAACCGACCGCCGCCTTCCACCCCGACGCCCACCGGTCGGGACTGTCCGGTGAGCGGGTTCGAGTCGTCGCTCCGCGGCTCTCACTCATTGCGCTCGTCACCCCGACTCCCCGAGGCGGTGAGTGACCGACGGGAACGAACCGCCTCGAAACTCACGGGTCGTTCCACTCCCCGCTCGCCTTCCCGAGATTCTCGCTCGTTTCACTCGCTCGAATCCCGCAGCTTGAACTTCTGGACCTTCCCGCTCGGGTTCTTCGGCAGTTCCTCGACGAACTCGTACTCGCGCGGGCGCTTGAAGTCCGCCAGATCGTCCGATGCCAGCAGGAACTCGTCCAGTTCCTGTCCCGTCGTGTCGCCCACGACGTACGCCATCACCAGTTCGCCCCACTCGTCGTCCGGTTGGCCCACGACGGCGGCCTCGACCACGTCGGGGTGCGAGAACAGGACGTCCTCCACCTCCGTCGGGTAGATGTTCTCGCCGCCGGAGATGATCATGTCGTCCTTGCGGTCCACGACGAACAGGTAGCCGTCCTCGTCGCGGTAGCCGAGGTCGCCCGAGTAGTACCACGTCTTGCCGTCGGCCTCACGCAGGGACTCCGCGGTGGCGTCCGGCCGGTTCCAGTACTCGCGCATCGTACACGGCCCGGCGAACAGAATCTCCCCGATGTCGCCCTGTTCGACCGTCTGGTCGGGGGCGGCGTCGGGTTCGACGATGCGCATGTCGTGGTTGAGCGCCGGGAGGCCCGCCGACCCCTGCTTGCTCACCTGCTCGTCGGGGTGCTGGAACGTGC
Proteins encoded:
- a CDS encoding alpha/beta fold hydrolase — protein: MSNTDTAPDHEAWSDRQEETMVSVDGHNVSMAYRDRGEGDAVVFLHGIPTWSFLWRRITPPLESEFRTVVPDLIGYGTSASHDGFDRSIRAQEEALADLVDALSLETFSIVAHDIGGGVALRYAAHNPERVDKLVLSNAVCYDSWPVQFISDLGLPKTAEVDPEEFEAKLDGAFVKGLHGDEEDVDRSFVEGIKAPWLAEDGRRALARAAVATNTNHTTEIDYEAINADVLCLWGEDDVMQPVEYGERLAEDLDGEVHRLSDAYHWVVEDRPDEYREVCREFLLAE
- a CDS encoding Lrp/AsnC family transcriptional regulator, with amino-acid sequence MSTTNTDPENAPEWEFKERDVYILQELSDDPQLSSRELARILDEEYDIDVSHVTVSESIRGMREQGVFREAIVPNEEYFIFGMFEFKLDPEHFDETWRDALEAIRGSPNTLFMFLSDGEYQWKSIMMFPNRRAESRWIHQFYKDHGKSVQNIRNSVVHNVLKFRTDPELLGTLYED
- a CDS encoding CPBP family intramembrane glutamic endopeptidase, whose product is MATTSRLKGVDSRVVAVLAATGLSVAGLGTGILLVVVAAQVLTAASVTITETLSLVLSLVLVQGVGVLLVAAIYFAVTDRSFGFVGLRTPTLGDFAWVGGGFLLSVLGYVAVAVVMASTGTQSAQNEVVGIVEGNPDLLLWLVPLSFLLIGPGEELLFRGIVQGRLREAFGPALAIGVATFIFVALHYFSLSGSATQRLVYITALVPPALVFAVSYERTNNILVPSLIHGAYNALQFGLLYVALKYGPELQETAAGLL
- a CDS encoding FAD-dependent oxidoreductase, coding for MTDVIVVGGGPAGLSAALFASKNGLDTVCFDTDGTWMHKAHLFNYLGVGSIGGDSFMTTARQQADDFGVDRRQGEEVTGVDQSDDGFTVTSEGSEASAPYLVLATGANRDLAESLGCDFTDEDVVEVDVTMETSVENAYATGAMVRAEEWQAVISAGDGAAAALNILTKEKGDHFHDFDTPGDADEMFGEMRDSSE
- a CDS encoding alpha/beta fold hydrolase, which gives rise to MDLPDGWTAGTVHLGGVELRYYRTGDGPPLVMAHGFYENGRCWERLVSDLATDYDVVTYDARGHGRSDAPASGYDVGSRIADLVGLVEALSLADPILLGHSMGGSTAAWTAATHPDLPRALVLEDPAGMYGDPELGPAERARFVRETLREWADESTVEESSTNDTADEAGWERRVAVANAECSPEIAEIAREGYPLLGDAFERITCPTLVLKADADTERRVTDLDIADALGDGRLVHVPGAGHGVFRSEYDAAFAEMRAFLRRVCVVETEEGRRGVGRRLRPPATATDRRGRRRRPDSAPRRRR
- a CDS encoding MaoC/PaaZ C-terminal domain-containing protein, with product MTVTTQGRTITGATVENFAGVSGDFNHLHTDAEAMAESDFGERIAHGALVFSVMTGLLWQSRSEAERDAVVAFYGVDRLRFRAPTFVGDTVHVELEVVEKTERDHPVGNGVITYDAEVLNQDDDVVLSCQLRSLVV
- a CDS encoding PaaI family thioesterase, with the protein product MGESDASSRREDDAEETVEARERRLREEAAQHGLFGLLGLDVESAREGRAVLTVPFDETFTNLPNDSMHGGVTAALIDTASGFALRSTFGSGVGLTTTDMNVRYVRPATADLRAEAHVVRAGTSVGVTECEVTSVAPDGDRKVVATGGTTYRLFRGDSA
- a CDS encoding 3-hydroxyacyl-CoA dehydrogenase/enoyl-CoA hydratase family protein; translation: MELDDIDRVTVLGAGSMGHGITEVVALAGYQVTMRDIEQEYVDDGYDSIKWSLEKLAEKGIVDQTPEEVLNRIETAVDLGEAVSDADLVIEAAPEQMSLKKDIFGELDDLAPEGAILATNTSSLSITEIASATDRPESVVGTHFFNPPVKMDLVEVIYGAETADETAETAYAFVEAIGKTPIYVRKDVNGFVVNSVLGPFGDEAAWMVSGEEASVRQADATMVHERGYPMGPFELSDLTGIDIGYSVRKEAGKPIPPVVQEKVDAEELGQKTGKGYYDYESGDGADYQPEDADGEFDWLRIEARMINEAAKLIGDDVATAEAIDIGMRLGAGFPEGPCRRADKLGLDTVLEKLRERHEATGEDRYDPAAYLEDLVEAGKTGEDASEGFYNYGGEGGERHYTTINADLNEDGLLEVELDRPERLNALNGDLMDEVVHLLETTPTEDVRCVTFEGTGDRAFSAGADITGFSGMEPHEAGVTEFFEVVAEYPRPTLAKIQGFCLGGGHELALACDLRIATEDSEFGFPEINLGLIPGGGGTQRAMRMLTDARAKELVFRGNRIDAETAEEWGLINRAVPESEFDDTVEEFLDDLVHGAPIALGKAKQVMNAGRDQDLSAGLELESQAFGLLLTTEDMKEGTSAFMEKRDAEFEGR